The Aspergillus chevalieri M1 DNA, chromosome 5, nearly complete sequence genome includes a region encoding these proteins:
- a CDS encoding phosphatidylinositol phosphate kinase family protein (COG:S;~EggNog:ENOG410PS7C;~InterPro:IPR002498,IPR023610,IPR027484;~PFAM:PF01504;~go_function: GO:0016307 - phosphatidylinositol phosphate kinase activity [Evidence IEA];~go_process: GO:0046488 - phosphatidylinositol metabolic process [Evidence IEA]), with translation MGSRRQSALSKSIRSALFRDPNDFNRTTTGHIQVLFSIYYIELLRYADILFQRLRNNVWQIDENEYLECFSAADRVKSMGDLGFSGSTFFSTSNSKFLIKSLPRHFEHSFFRRDLLQPYYMHMCTKPDSLLVWITDYVFAPYVTIGSLLRTTPAHHIIMENMLCGKSDDLAKDQWETYDLKPVDYFYPERDLVPDYLLDEKTMEKLGDRLEDKIRLSSGDFEDLIGTLRIDTNFLQESNAVDYSLFLVRYPASSTPAVVGRKNRWRVGVPSSDAKWKYRVVLLDFFWARHKLHAQAMTGVVQTFNMIGRQGPMTITTTAEEYRGKFLEMVEAMVEVHEEEY, from the exons ATGGGTAGTCGTCGCCAGTCCGCCCTGAGCAAATCAATCCGCTCAGCTCTATTCCGCGACCCAAACGACTTCAACAGAACAACCACCGGACATATCCAGGTCCTATTCAGCATCTACTATATTGAGCTCCTACGCTATGCCGACATCCTCTTCCAGCGATTGCGCAATAATGTCTGGCAGATCGACGAGAACGAGTATCTGGAGTGTTTCTCGGCCGCGGATCGAGTGAAGTCTATGGGGGACTTGGGGTTCTCTGGATCG ACGTTCTTTAGTACCTCCAACTCGAAATTCCTAATCAAATCCCTACCGCGACACTTCGAACACTCGTTCTTCCGTCGCGACCTCCTGCAGCCGTATTATATGCACATGTGCACGAAGCCCGACTCCCTCCTCGTTTGGATAACAGACTATGTCTTCGCGCCGTACGTCACGATCGGAAGCCTACTGCGAACAACCCCCGCACACCACATCATCATGGAGAACATGCTGTGTGGGAAGAGCGATGACCTTGCGAAAGACCAGTGGGAGACGTACGATCTCAAGCCGGTGGACTACTTCTACCCGGAGCGCGACCTGGTTCCTGATTATTTGCTGGATGAAAAAACTATGGAGAAACTAGGGGATAGATTGGAGGATAAAATCCGTCTTTCATCAGGGGATTTCGAAGATTTGATAGGCACTCTGCGCATCGATACAAACTTCTTGCAGGAGTCGAATGCGGTCGATTACTCGTTATTCCTTGTCCGGTACCCCGCTAGTTCGACGCCCGCGGTTGTGGGGAGGAAGAATCGATGGCGAGTTGGAGTGCCGTCTTCTGATGCGAAGTGGAAGTATCGCGTCGTGTTGTTGGATTTCTTCTGGGCGAGGCACAAGTTGCATGCTCAGGCTATGACGGGAGTGGTGCAGACGTTTAATATGATTGGGCGGCAGGGGCCTATGACTATCACGACTACGGCGGAGGAGTACCGGGGGAAGTTCTTGGAGATGGTGGAAGCTATGGTGGAGGTGCATGAAGAAGAATACTAA
- a CDS encoding GIG1 family protein (COG:S;~EggNog:ENOG410PNUE;~InterPro:IPR022036;~PFAM:PF12239), with protein MTTPFTLTETDRQILSMTDEEFVPHDWEDLSAIIAKNDLGALKRKPSDLLRYLSWSSTTKAQYGTITNFICQVRLKWHLPDPSSSTPAVANSASGTADSGPVLPFANPIPFADPSDYKILRNDWPYGLAPGIVHLIVWLRTPVPVKEDGGDLTDESRGLIEGFVKRMFVRRLEGEGIEGAEGRVLWFKNWSALQSVKSLEHVHILVRDVPDHILREWTE; from the exons ATGACTACTCCCTTCACTCTCACCGAAACCGACCGGCAGATCCTCTCCATGACCGACGAGGAATTCGTCCCGCACGACTGGGAAGATCTCTCTGCGATCATTG CCAAAAACGACCTCGGCGCCCTCAAGCGGAAACCCTCCGACCTCCTCCGATACCTCTCGTGGTCCAGCACCACCAAAGCCCAGTACGGCACCATAACCAACTTCATTTGCCAGGTCCGCCTGAAATGGCACCTCCCGGacccttcctcttccacccCCGCCGTGGCCAATAGTGCCTCAGGCACCGCCGACAGCGGCCCCGTCCTGCCCTTTGCGAACCCGATCCCTTTTGCCGATCCCTCGGACTACAAGATCCTCCGCAATGACTGGCCGTACGGGTTGGCGCCGGGGATTGTGCATTTGATTGTTTGGTTGAGGACGCCGGTTCCGGTGAAAGAGGACGGAGGGGATTTGACGGATGAGTCGAGGGGTCTAATTGAGGGGTTTGTGAAGAGGATGTTTGTGCGGAGAttggagggggaggggattGAGGGTGCTGAGGGGCGGGTCCTGTGGTTTAAGAATTGGAGTGCTTTGCAGAGTGTGAAGTCCTTGGAGCACGTTCATATTCTTGTGAGGGATGTTCCGGATCATATTCTAAGGGAGTGGACGGAATAA
- a CDS encoding arginine--tRNA ligase (COG:J;~EggNog:ENOG410PGU2;~InterPro:IPR035684,IPR005148,IPR009080,IPR001412, IPR001278,IPR014729,IPR008909,IPR036695;~PFAM:PF03485,PF00750,PF05746;~go_component: GO:0005737 - cytoplasm [Evidence IEA];~go_function: GO:0000166 - nucleotide binding [Evidence IEA];~go_function: GO:0004812 - aminoacyl-tRNA ligase activity [Evidence IEA];~go_function: GO:0004814 - arginine-tRNA ligase activity [Evidence IEA];~go_function: GO:0005524 - ATP binding [Evidence IEA];~go_process: GO:0006418 - tRNA aminoacylation for protein translation [Evidence IEA];~go_process: GO:0006420 - arginyl-tRNA aminoacylation [Evidence IEA]) produces MGRAVVSGARYFALQSVTTVSARTCCPSIPTFLRSSYRLFFSARPSFSFASSRRAFGTSKRTVAMASNDLPISVEGLSLQSTSETSKFANCFPSLNPVDIYREHIAEKLSEGTGIEAEKIYSRLMWTSTLDKGDLVLPIPSLGIKKNPQELGKELAEKFPQSDLVQPPSVAGVHLQFFFRPQPLMHTVLRRILKDRATYGTNGNQGLRDPADPSKGRKKIIVEFSSPNIAKPFHAGHLRSTIIGGFLANLHTVMGWDVIKMNYLGDWGKQYGLLANGFKYFGDEEKLTKDPINHLFDVYVKVNNIVSEQDVPIKELKEQIKAKKEKSEDVSAQEAELQKLVDASEDEKARRYFKSMEDGDPDALALWKRFRELSIEKYKSTYARLNIDFDVYSGESQVKNESMTSAYQTMEKSGVAEKSDGAVIVDFTKHGAKKLGKAIIVRKDGTPLYLTRDIGAIVERDEEFHFDKMIYVIAAQQDLHTAQLFKITELMGHKDLASRCQHVNFGMVRGMSTRKGTVKFLDDILGDVRDKMHEVMKKNPEKYEQIENPEATADILGITSVMVQDMSGKRINGYDFNLDAMTSFEGDTGPYLQYAHARLRSITRKAGLDPSQLGDSNIDLLTEPHAIDLVRYLAQWPDVLLQTTRTLEPTTILTYLFKMTHMLSSSYDVLKVVGSEEEVKKARMMLYEAARQVLYNGMRIVGLSPVDRM; encoded by the exons ATGGGTCGTGCAGTGGTAAGCGGGGCCCGATATTTCGCTTTGCAGAGTGTTACTACTGTTTCCGCCCGGACTTGTTGCCCCTCCATCCCGACTTTTCTGCGCTCCAGTTATCGACTTTTTTTCTCCGCGCgcccctccttctccttcgcaTCCTCTCGACGAGCATTCGGTACCTCTAAACGTACGGTCGCCATGGCTTCGAATGACCTTCCCATCTCCGTGGAGGGATTGTCCCTCCAGTCGACCTCCGAGACCTCCAAGTTCGCCAACTGCTTTCCGTCGCTGAACCCGGTTGATATCTATCGCGAACATATTGCAGAGAAGCTGAGCGAGGGCACTGGTATTGAGGCGGAGAAGATCTACTCTCGGTTAATGTGGACGAGTACCCTGGACAAGGGTGACTTGGTTTTGCCG ATCCCATCCCTCGGAATCAAAAAGAACCCGCAGGAACTCGGCAAGGAGCTCGCCGAGAAGTTCCCCCAGTCCGACCTCGTCCAGCCTCCCAGCGTTGCCGGCGTGCACCTGCAGTTCTTCTTCCGGCCGCAGCCGCTGATGCACACCGTCCTCCGCCGCATCCTCAAGGACCGCGCTACCTATGGTACAAACGGAAACCAGGGTCTGCGGGACCCCGCGGACCCCTCCAAGGGCCGCAAGAAGATCATCGTCGAGTTCTCGTCGCCCAACATCGCCAAGCCGTTCCACGCGGGTCACCTGCGGAGTACCATTATTGGTGGTTTCCTTGCCAACCTGCACACCGTCATGGGCTGGGATGTGATTAAGATGAACTACCTCGGTGACTGGGGTAAGCAGTACGGTCTGCTGGCAAATGGGTTCAAGTATTTTGGTGACGAGGAGAAGCTCACCAAGGATCCTATCAATCACTTGTTCGATGTGTATGTCAAGGTCAACAACATTGTGTCTGAGCAGGATGTGCCGATCAAGGAGCTCAAGGAGCAgatcaaggccaagaaggagaagagcgagGATGTTTCTGCTCAGGAGGCCGAGCTGCAGAAGTTGGTCGATGCCAGCGAGGATGAGAAGGCCCGTCGGTACTTTAAGAGCATGGAGGATGGCGACCCGGATGCTCTCGCCCTGTGGAAGCGCTTCCGTGAACTCAGCATCGAAAAGTACAAGTCGACCTACGCCCGTCTGAACATCGACTTCGACGTGTACTCCGGAGAGTCCCAGGTCAAGAACGAGAGCATGACCTCTGCCTACCAGACCATGGAGAAGAGCGGCGTCGCTGAGAAGTCGGACGGTGCCGTTATTGTCGACTTCACCAAGCACGGTGCCAAGAAGCTCGGCAAGGCTATCATTGTTCGCAAGGACGGTACTCCTCTGTACCTGACCCGTGACATTGGTGCTATCGTTGAGCGTGACGAGGAGTTCCACTTCGACAAGATGATTTACGTCATTGCTGCTCAGCAGGATCTCCATACCGCTCAGCTGTTCAAGATCACTGAGCTCATGGGCCACAAGGACTTGGCTAGCCGCTGCCAGCACGTCAACTTCGGTATGGTCCGTGGTATGAGTACCCGTAAGGGTACCGTCAAGTTTTTGGATGACATCCTGGGCGATGTCCGTGACAAGATGCACGAGGTTATGAAGAAAAACCCCGAGAAGTACGAGCAGATCGAGAACCCCGAGGCCACCGCCGACATCCTGGGTATCACCTCCGTCATGGTTCAGGACATGAGCGGGAAGCG CATCAACGGCTACGACTTCAACCTCGACGCCATGACCTCCTTCGAAGGTGACACAGGTCCCTACCTGCAATACGCCCACGCCCGCCTCCGTTCCATCACCCGCAAAGCCGGCCTCGACCCCTCTCAACTCGGCGACTCCAACATCGACCTCCTCACCGAGCCTCATGCCATCGACCTCGTCCGCTACCTCGCCCAATGGCCCGACGTTCTCCTCCAAACCACCCGCACCCTCGAACCCACCACCATCCTCACCTACCTGTTCAAGATGACGCACATGCTCAGCTCGAGCTACGATGTGCTCAAGGTTGTCGGTAGTGAGGAGGAGGTGAAGAAGGCGCGGATGATGCTTTACGAGGCTGCGCGCCAGGTGTTGTATAATGGTATGCGGATTGTGGGGTTGAGTCCTGTTGATCG GATGTGA
- the CBR1 gene encoding cytochrome b5 reductase family protein (COG:M;~EggNog:ENOG410PFSQ;~InterPro:IPR001834,IPR008333,IPR001433,IPR017927, IPR001709,IPR017938,IPR039261;~PFAM:PF00175,PF00970;~TransMembrane:1 (o30-48i);~go_function: GO:0016491 - oxidoreductase activity [Evidence IEA];~go_process: GO:0055114 - oxidation-reduction process [Evidence IEA]): MGAFSTENINGVYIPSALLILGTFLVKQEWLPFAVAIAAALGGVKLLGGSKPRKVLIADQFQDFILKEKNEISHNVTIYRFSLPRPTDILGLPIGQHISLAATIEGQPKEVVRSYTPISSDEDAGYFDLLVKAYPQGNISKYLTDLQVGQTMKVRGPKGAMVYTPNMCRHIGMIAGGTGITPMLQIIKAIIRNRPRNGGNDTTKVDLIFANVNPEDILLKDQLDQLEKEDDGFNVYYVLNNPPASWNGGVGFVTPDMIKERLPAPASDVKILMCGPPPMISAMKKATESLGYTKARPVSKLEDQVFCF; encoded by the exons ATGGG CGCCTTTTCcaccgaaaacatcaacggGGTCTACATCCCCTCGGCCCTTTTGATCCTGGGAACTTTCCTTGTGAAACAGGAGTGGCTTCCTTTCGCCGTGGCCATTGCCGCTGCTCTGGGTGGTGTCAAGCTCTTGGGTGGTAGCA AGCCCAGAAAGGTCCTCATCGCCGACCAATTCCAAGACTTCATCCTCAAGGAAAAGAatgaaatctcccacaacGTCACCATCTACCGTTTCTCCCTCCCCCGTCCCACCGATATCCTGGGTCTCCCCATCGGCCAGCACATCTCCCTCGCCGCCACCATCGAAGGCCAGCCCAAGGAAGTCGTGCGCTCCTACACCCCCATCTCCTCCGACGAGGATGCCGGCTACTTCGACCTGCTTGTTAAGGCCTACCCGCAGGGTAACATCTCTAAGTACCTGACAGACCTGCAGGTCGGCCAGACCATGAAAGTGCGCGGTCCCAAGGGTGCCATGGTCTACACTCCCAACATGTGCCGTCACATTGGTATGATCGCTGGTGGTACTGGTATTACTCCCATGTTGCAGATTATCAAGGCTATTATCCGTAACCGCCCGCGCAACGGTGGTAACGACACGACCAAGGTGGACCTGATCTTTGCCAACGTGAACCCTGAGGATATCCTACTTAAGGACCAGCTGGACCAGcttgagaaggaggatgaTGGTTTCAACGTGTACTATGTGCTTAACAACCCGCCGGCTTCGTGGAACGGTGGTGTTGGTTTCGTTACTCCTGACATGATCAAG GAGCGTCTCCCCGCCCCCGCCAGCGATGTCAAGATCCTCATGTGCGGTCCTCCCCCCATGATCAGCGCCATGAAGAAGGCTACCGAGTCTCTCGGATACACCAAGGCTCGTCCTGTCAGCAAGCTCGAGGACCAGGTCTTCTGCTTCTAA